The DNA segment TGTTAAAGGGAGCCTGTTTGCAATGCCAAGGCCCCCAGGTTTACAGGGCAAAATGAGAGGGTGAAAATGGGGCCCCCAGGAGCGCTCCCATACCCCAAAATAGCAAACTTACCTGTGTACTAATCACCAGTTGTAAGTCTAAGCGAGATCCTCACTCGTGCTATGCAGAATGCATGTCTTGGAAGACTCTGTTAGCTGCACCCATCCATGagtgcagcagctgctggttCCCCCTGTACGGCTTCTATCACGTGGAGGGACTTCTCTCTAGCTCACCCCCTCATCGCTGCTCCATCGCATTTCAAATCTCAGGTGAAAACCTCTCTCCTCGCCCATGTCTTAGGTTCCCACAAATGTGAGTTTGTCTGGCAGGGCAAACACATGCATCCCAACACCGACTAAAGAGGACAACGTGACCTGGGCTCCCAGTTATTTTGAGACCCCCATGAGCCAGGCCTGAGACATTTGGACCACTCCAAAATCAGGATGATCCCAGATCTGGTACCAAGCCACCCTGCTGCAATGCTCGCCCTCCGTTGTTGTTTACACTTTCGGGGGTAGATGCAGCGCTCGGCTGGGCACctgtgccccccagccagggaagCCAGTGGGAATTGAAGTTGCTCATTGGGGATGCAGGGTGGATGACAGACACGAAATCAGAGGTTCTCGAACTGGGCGTCacgacccctcaggggatcgcaAGGTTACTAGGTGGGTGTCACGAGCTGTTGGCCCTGGGAGgggctgacagcctgagccctgttaaattaacccccccccattttaattgataaggggggtcgcactcaaagCCTTGCTGCGTGAACGGGTCGCCAGTAGGAGGTCTGAGAATCGCTGCGCTAAAACCAGCGATGCACTGGGCAGCCCCACAGGAGGAATCTTGCCCCGGGCCCCGTACCCCGACTGAGGGCCCTGCTcactgccccccccggccccaccctgtattcaggccccaccccctccgctttggctcctccccctgccgcagccccctgAGCGCTGAGGCGGCCGCGGCTCTGGCGGTTGCTTCCCGCCCTGCCGGGAGCCGGGCCTCGCGCGGGGCAGGCTGGGACCTGTGGTCCGGGACGGGATGGGGGGCGGCTCCGTGCCGCtccggctcctgctgctgctgctgggggccgCGGGCTCGGCCGCCCCCTGGGACCTGCGCGCCCTGCGCTGCAGCTTCTCGGCCGCCTGCGAGTGCGACTTCCGGCCCGACGTGCGCGGTGAGCGGGGGGAGCCGGGACTCGGCGGCGCGCCCGacggaggggccgggggggtctCTGTAGGGGGCAGGGcgaggcgggggggggtctctgtaGGGGGCAGGGCGAGGCGGGGGGGGTCTCTGTAGGGGGCAGggcgaggcggggggaggggctcctgAGCAGCTAGGGAAGGGGGTGGACCGGGGGAGCTGTGGAGCGGGTCATCCCTGACTGAGGGGTCcctgaggggccagggaagggtgGTGCCTCCAGGGGCGGGGTGTTGGCTGCCCTGGGGTGCACACCCGGCTGCAGAGGCTCTTTTTGCgcacccctcccctgagcgcccTAGTGCTGTGTATTTAAGGAGCCTGTATGCAGAATAACGTGCATCTGGTCGCTGCTCTGTGAGCCCCTGTTACGGGGTGACCCCTGGGGAGACACTAGATCAGCAGGCCCCCAGCACAGATGCAGAGGGCGAGATCTCAGGGGTGAGGGCCAGATGTGGCTATTGGATGATTGTGACGTGCTGCTCCTTTTGAGAGCATCCTTAGAGAGGCGGAAGGATGCCCCTCCTCTAAATCCCACACTAAACCAGTTCCTTCAGGGCCATGGCAATACAGATGTTCAGAAAGAGTTGCCGTTTTGTGTTGactagagcctgatccaaagcctgttggaAAGATGCCCATCTACTTCAACGGGCATTGAATAGGGACCCTGCTCCCTGGACCGTTCCTTCCAGTCTGTTCAGTGTTTCAGTTCACTCTTATTTCAAATGTCTAAAGTAATGGAGCTTCCCTCTAGAGACCTTTCCTCCACCCAATATCCCctgaaaagaaatagtatttcctttTCTTAACTGCATCCCATTACTCCCAGTTAGACTTCTTACTACCATTGTGAGGACTggcctacacttaaaagttttatCAGTATGTAactgttgggggggtggggaggggtgtgtgtgcgtgtgttctTAAACtagttataccagtaaaagcTATAGTGTGATTGTGATTATACTGCTATAAAAGTGCCTTAACACCAGTATAGCTTTTCAGTTCCTGGAGCACTTTTATGTTGATAAAAATGCATCCATGCTGTTTTTACTATACTGGTAAAGTAAAAGAAGTATACTTTTAAGTATAGACAGGCCCTGAAGTTATCCCAAAGGAAGAAATATCCCCCAACCCAGCATCtgaggggagagggcagagatGCCTTCAAATAACAGCCCAAATAACTTCCATCTCTTAATCCAACATATTCTAAATCTTGTTTTTGGATTCATTCCAGGTCTGGAGTGTGACTTGGCCTTGAACCTGGTTGGGCAGCACTTGGTGAGGCAATTGGTGGTGAAAGGAGTGAGAGAGTTTTTACAGAATCATGATCCTGTCAAACCTCTGGTGATGTCCTTCCATGGCTGGACTGGCACAGGCAAAACCTACGTGAGCTCCATGCTGGTCCGCTACTTGTTCCGAGATGGGGTCCGCAGTCCGTATGTCCACCAGTTCTCCCCAATAGTGCACTTTCCCCATGCTGAACAGATCGAGCAGTACAAGGTAAGAATGGAGGCTACCTCTGAAAGCTAAATTACAAGACTTATTTCCTCTTATGATTATCTAGTCAGCCATTGGATAAGTATTGAGACTCTTCTCCCACCTTCCAACACATACTGTAAAGTGCAATATAAGTACTTTTTGTAGCACCTCTTATCTGAAACTGTTCCAGTGCTTtccaaacattaattaagcctgTGGGATACTATCTCagctttacagatgggaaaactgagataTAGCTAgggcaagtgacttgcccaaggttacacagcaagtcagtggacGAAGTGGCCATACAACCCAGTCTCCTGATTACCAGGCCTCTGCTCTAGCTACTTGATTGTACTCCCATTAACCTTGGCATTGCCCAGAATCTAAAGAAATTGTGCAAGAAGGTTAGCTGACAAATACTGAATGGAGCAGGATTTGGGGGTTTCTTTACACTATATGAGGAGAAAAAATTGTAGCTTTCTTGCTTcctgagaagaaaaaaaacttgAGTTAAAATCCTCTGTTGGAAAAAGCACTTCAATGAAGACTAACGCATTTCACCAGAAAGTCTGTACATTAAAATATGGAATGGTATAAATATTGGACCAGCTGCAGCTTGGTGGTGTAAGCATGTGCAACTGACATCAGAAGAGTCTCACATGCTTACACCGGAACTCAATTTAGTTAAGGTATATTTTCCTAAGCGTCCATACTAATGGCTGGTCTCAGCATAGAGTGAAGGGAGAGAGAGTACATGTTCAGTCATTTTGGGGGGTCTGACTATTAAACTTGTGGAGCTCTTGAATTTCCGTTTAATCCACTCCATATTTCTTCTTTAAATGGATTTTTATTAGTAAGATTATATTAAATTAGGCAAAATTCACCATGTTGAATTAAGAGCAAAACAGTTTACCAGGGCACCTTCACAAATGGTCGTCAGTCTTGCAATGTACAAAGTTAATCCTTCTTTCCAGGCAGAGCATCACAGGTGCTGTTCTAAGGAACAACAGCTTTTGGAGGTTGCTATTTCTGGCATTATTAGCCCAGGCTAATGTAGTTCTCATGTAAGCTTAGCTCTTTGGTAGCTCAAGCTTTTCTAACAAGTTCATGGTCCTAACTGGCttggttggttgggtttggtTTTCCAGGAAAATCTGAAGAGTTGGATCCAGGGGAATTTGACAAACTGTGGCCGATCAGTGTTTCTCTTTGATGAGATGGATAAGATGCACCCAGGTCTGATCGATGTGATTATACCATTCCTTGGACCCTCCTGGGTTGTGTATGGAACCAACTATAGAAAAGCTATCTTCATTTTCATAAGGTAAGAAAGCTCCCTCTGCAGCAAGTATAACTGGGTTGGGAATAAATCTAATGCAATCCTACTAATTTGGTCAAATGTTGGTACGTTTCTCCCTATTTTAATCACCCAGAGCAGGTATTTTGTGTCAGATCCATGAGATCTCAACTCATTTTAGTCTGCAAAGGTACATGGTCTCATAGTGCTTTGTCTTTTCCACTATTTGGCAACCTCTGTAGCAGTCTTCATAGGCCAACTAAGACTGCTTCCATACTCACTGCAGAATGAGGCACTGCCACTGGCAGTACAATATTGATGTCATGGGATAACTTCTGGTAATTTCTTGTCTTGGTCTTGCTCAGCAATGGAGGAGGTGAGCAAATTAATCGAATGGCACTGGATCTCTGGTATGCCCGCAAGGACCGGGAAGAGATCAGCCTGCAAGATCTGGAATCTG comes from the Mauremys mutica isolate MM-2020 ecotype Southern chromosome 18, ASM2049712v1, whole genome shotgun sequence genome and includes:
- the TOR2A gene encoding prosalusin, which encodes MGGGSVPLRLLLLLLGAAGSAAPWDLRALRCSFSAACECDFRPDVRGLECDLALNLVGQHLVRQLVVKGVREFLQNHDPVKPLVMSFHGWTGTGKTYVSSMLVRYLFRDGVRSPYVHQFSPIVHFPHAEQIEQYKENLKSWIQGNLTNCGRSVFLFDEMDKMHPGLIDVIIPFLGPSWVVYGTNYRKAIFIFISNGGGEQINRMALDLWYARKDREEISLQDLESAVSEAVFENPNNGFWKSGIIEEHLIDLLVPFLPLKQHHVKQCVVNELTQQGLTVQQDIIQAVADSIPYFPDEERVFSSTGCKTVASRVTFFS